A stretch of the Gracilinanus agilis isolate LMUSP501 chromosome 4, AgileGrace, whole genome shotgun sequence genome encodes the following:
- the CLCN2 gene encoding chloride channel protein 2 isoform X5: MAATVQEGMEPRALQYEQTLMYGRYTQDLGAFAKEEAARIRLGGAEPWKGPPSPRAPPELLEYGQSRCARCRTQQWMSRGLDTSLLLQYLAWVTYPVVLITFSAGFTQILAPQAVGSGIPEMKTILRGVVLKEYLTLKTFVAKVIGLTCALGSGLPLGKEGPFVHIASMCAALLSKFLSLFGGIYENESRNTEMLAAACAVGVGCCFAAPIGGVLFSIEVTSTFFAVRNYWRGFFAATFSAFIFRVLAVWNRDEETITALFKTRFRLDFPFDLQELPAFAVIGIASGFGGALFVYLNRKIVQVMRKQKTINRFLMKKRLLFPALVTLLISTLTFPPGFGQFMAGQLSQKETLVTLFDNRTWVRQGIVEDLEVPSIAQAWSPPRANVFLTLVIFILMKFWMSALATTIPVPCGAFMPVFVIGAAFGRLVGESMAAWFPDGIHTDSSTYRIVPGGYAVVGAAALAGAVTHTVSTAVIVFELTGQIAHILPVMIAVILANAVAQSLQPSLYDSIIRIKKLPYLPELGWGRHQQYRVRVEDIMVRDVPHIALNSTFRDLRMALHRTKGRSLALVESTESMILLGSMERSQVVALLSAQLSPARRRQHQRDQRAAQVSPPPEQKDSQSPETGVRFQVSTEESGFSPTRGEPRKPLKPALKRGPSSATSPGAESSPGVQETAGIALRSLFCASPPAEGNSELEKSEPCEKRKLKRVRISVASDSDLDIEMTAAEILEWEERQLEEPVNFSDCKIDPAPFQLVERTSLHKTHTIFSLLGVDHAYVTSIGRLIGIVTLKELRKAIEGSVTAQGVKVRPPLASFRDSATSSSDTETTEVHSLWGRRPRHSLPHEGSPSDSDDKCQ; this comes from the exons ATGGCGGCGACCGTGCAGGAAGGGATGGAGCCCCGCGCTCTCCAGTATGAACAGACCCTG ATGTATGGCCGATACACCCAGGACCTCGGAGCCTTTGCCAAGGAGGAGGCTGCCCGGATCCGCCTGGGGGGTGCTGAGCCCTGGAAGGGGCCTCCTTCTCCCCGAGCACCCCCTGAGCTCCTGGAGTACGGACAGAGCCGCTGTGCCCGATGCCGCA CCCAGCAGTGGATGTCCCGAGGCTTGGACACCAGCCTCCTGCTGCAGTATCTGGCCTGGGTCACCTATCCTGTGGTCCTCATCACCTTCTCAGCCGGATTTACCCAAATCCTGGCCCCTCAGGCTGTTG GCTCAGGGATCCCAGAGATGAAGACGATTCTCAGGGGGGTTGTCCTGAAGGAATATCTCACACTCAAGACCTTTGTGGCCAAGGTCATCGGCCTGACATGTGCCCTGGGAAGCGGGCTGCCTCTCGGCAAGGAG GGCCCGTTTGTGCACATTGCCAGCATGTGTGCAGCCCTCCTCAGCAAATTCCTCTCCCTCTTTGGGGGCATCTATGAG AACGAGTCCCGGAACACCGAGATGCTGGCAGCCGCTTGTGCCGTGGGCGTCGGGTGCTGTTTTGCAGCTCCCATTGGAG GCGTTCTGTTCAGCATCGAGGTCACCTCCACCTTCTTCGCTGTCCGGAACTACTGGAGGGGCTTCTTTGCGGCCACCTTCAGCGCCTTCATCTTCCGGGTTCTGGCCGTCTGGAATCGGGACGAAG agaCCATCACAGCCCTCTTCAAAACTCGATTCCGGCTTGACTTCCCTTTTGACCTGCAGGAACTCCCGGCCTTTGCTGTCATCGG AATTGCAAGTGGCTTTGGGGGGGCCTTGTTTGTCTACCTGAACCGCAAAATCGTCCAAGTGATGCGGAAGCAAAAAACCATCAACCGCTTTCTCATGAAGAA GCGCCTGCTCTTCCCCGCTCTCGTGACCCTGCTCATCTCCACCCTGACCTTCCCGCCTGGCTTTGGCCAGTTCATGGCCGGACAG CTCTCACAGAAGGAGACCCTGGTCACTCTGTTCGACAACCGGACCTGGGTGCGGCAGGGCATCGTCGAGGACCTGGAGGTGCCCAGCATCGCCCAGGCCTGGAGCCCCCCCCGTGCCAACGTCTTCCTCACCCTGGTCATCTTCATCCTCATGAAG TTCTGGATGTCGGCTCTGGCCACCACCATCCCTGTGCCCTGCGGGGCCTTCATGCCCGTCTTCGTGATCG GAGCAGCATTCGGGCGCCTGGTGGGGGAGAGCATGGCCGCTTGGTTCCCAGACGGGATTCACACGGACAGCAGCACCTACCGGATAGTTCCCGGGGGCTACGCAGTGGTCG GCGCAGCGGCGCTGGCAGGGGCCGTGACCCACACCGTCTCCACAGCGGTCATCGTGTTTGAGCTGACCGGCCAGATCGCTCACATCCTGCCTGTCATGATTGCCGTCATCCTGGCCAACGCGGTGGCCCAGAGCCTGCAGCCCTCCCTCTATGACAGCATCATCCGCATCAAGAAGCTGCCCTACCTGCCTGAGCTGGGCTGGGGCCGCCACCA GCAGTACCGAGTCCGGGTTGAGGACATCATGGTACGGGACGTCCCCCACATTGCCCTGAACAGCACCTTCAGGGACCTGCGGATGGCCTTGCACCGCACCAAGGGCCGGAGCCTGGCCCTCGTGGAGTCCACAG AATCCATGATCCTGCTGGGCTCCATGGAGCGCTCCCAAGTGGTGGCCCTGCTCAGCGCCCAGCTCAGCCCTGCTCGGCGCAGACAGCACCAACGGGACCAGCGGGCTGCCCAGGTCTCGCCGCCTCCAGAACAGAAGGACTCCCAGAGCCCAGAGACTGGTGTCCGCTTTCAG GTGAGCACTGAAGAATCAGGCTTCTCTCCCACTCGGGGGGAGCCACGCAAGCCATTGAAGCCGGCCCTGAAACGGGGGCCCAGCAGCGCCACCAGCCCTGGGGCAGAAAGCTCTCCTG GGGTCCAAGAGACGGCTGGCATCGCCCTCAGGAGCCTCTTCTGCGCCAGTCCCCCAGCAGAGGGGAACTCGGAG TTGGAAAAGTCGGAACCATGTGAAAAACGCAAGCTGAAGAGGGTCCGCATTTCTGTGGCG aGTGACTCAGATCTGGACATCGAGATGACGGCTGCCgag ATTCTGGAATGGGAGGAGCGGCAGCTAGAGGAGCCCGTGAACTTTAGTGACTGCAAGATTGACCCGGCCCCGTTCCAGCTGGTGGAGAGGACGTCTCTGCACAAG ACACACACCATTTTCTCACTGCTGGGAGTGGACCACGCTTACGTCACTAGCATCGGCCGCCTCATCGGCATCGTCACCCTGAAAGAG CTGCGGAAAGCCATCGAGGGCTCTGTCACAGCCCAGGGCGTGAAAGTGAGGCCACCCTTGGCCAGCTTCCGAGACAGCGCGACCAGCAGCAGCGACACAGAAACCACGGAGGTCCACTCGCTGTGGGGCCGGCGCCCCCGCCATAGCCTGCCCCATGAGGGCAGCCCCTCGGACAGCGATGACAAGTGCCAGTGA